From the genome of Danio rerio strain Tuebingen ecotype United States chromosome 2, GRCz12tu, whole genome shotgun sequence, one region includes:
- the slc7a8b gene encoding large neutral amino acids transporter small subunit 2 yields MSSGGTRRRTASVPDSDPDGEPAVTLKKEIGLLSACGIVVGNIIGSGIFVSPKGVLENSGSVGLALIVWILTGIITAIGALCYAELGVTIPKSGGDYSYVNDIFGGLAGFLRLWIAVLVIYPTNQAVIALTFANYALQPLFPSCFPPERALGLLAAVCLLLLTWINCSSVRWATRVQDVFTTGKLLALGLIIIMGIVQICKGHFYWLEPEHAFHPLQPYDMGRIALAVLQGSFAYAGWNFLNYVTEELIDPYRNLPRAIFISIPLVTFVYVSANIAYVTAMSPQELLASNAVAVTFGEKLLGVMSWLMPISVALSTFGGVNGSLFTSSRLFFAGAREGHLPRLLAMIHVNRCTPIPALLITCISTLLMLCVSDIYTLINYVGFINYLFYGVTVAGQIVLRIREPDIYRPIKVSLAWPAVFLIFWAFLLIFSLYSEPVVCCIGLAIMLSGVPVYLFGIYWENKPKSFSSFVARLTHLGQKLCLVVYPGEDREDGNEDREEDG; encoded by the exons AAGAAAGAGATCGGACTTCTCAGTGCATGTGGGATTGTCGTGG GTAACATCATTGGGTCTGGGATTTTTGTCAGTCCGAAGGGTGTTTTGGAAAACTCTGGTTCAGTGGGTCTGGCTCTCATAGTGTGGATCCTCACAGGCATCATCACTGCCATCGGTGCTCTGTGCTATGCTGAACTAGGAGTCACAATCCCAAAGTCAGGTGGAGATTATTCCTACGTTAATGACATCTTTGGAGGGCTTGCTGG GTTTCTGAGACTGTGGATTGCAGTGTTGGTCATCTATCCAACTAACCAGGCTGTGATTGCCCTCACATTTGCCAATTACGCATTGCAGCCCCTCTTCCCGTCCTGCTTTCCTCCGGAGAGAGCTCTGGGTTTACTGGCCGCTGTCTGTCTGT tgctgTTAACTTGGATTAACTGCTCCAGTGTCCGCTGGGCGACGCGTGTTCAGGATGTTTTCACCACAGGCAAGCTCCTCGCCCTCGGTCTCATCATCATTATGGGCATCGTGCAAATCTGCAAAG GTCATTTTTATTGGTTGGAACCGGAGCATGCATTTCACCCTCTCCAGCCATATGACATGGGCCGCATTGCACTCGCTGTTCTGCAGGGATCCTTTGCTTATGCAGGCTGGAACTTCCTTAATTATGTAACAGAGGAGCTGATCGACCCCTACAG GAACCTTCCTCGTGCGATCTTCATCTCAATCCCTCTGGTCACGTTCGTCTATGTATCAGCAAATATTGCATACGTTACAGCAATGAGCCCCCAGGAGTTACTGGCCTCCAATGCTGTAGCTGTG ACATTTGGTGAAAAGCTGCTAGGCGTGATGTCATGGCTCATGCCCATCTCTGTTGCTCTGTCCACCTTCGGAGGGGTGAATGGATCCCTTTTCACATCATCTAG GTTATTCTTTGCAGGTGCGAGGGAGGGTCATCTTCCCCGTCTGCTGGCAATGATTCATGTGAACCGCTGTACACCCATCCCAGCTTTGCTCATCACC TGTATATCTACTCTGCTGATGCTGTGTGTCAGTGACATATACACCCTCATCAACTACGTTGGCTTCATCAACTACCTGTTTTATGGGGTCACTGTTGCCGGGCAGATTGTGCTTCGCATCAGAGAGCCAGACATATATCGGCCAATCAAA GTGAGCTTGGCATGGCCGGCAGTTTTCCTGATTTTCTGGGCTTTCCTGCTGATCTTCTCTCTGTACTCGGAGCCTGTGGTGTGCTGTATTGGTCTGGCCATCATGCTATCTGGGGTTCCTGTGTATCTGTTTGGCATCTATTGGGAAAATAAGCCCAAGAGCTTCAGTTCTTTTGTTG CCAGACTGACACACTTGGGGCAGAAGTTGTGCCTGGTGGTTTACCCTGGCGAGGACAGAGAAGATGGAAATGAAGACAGAGAGGAAGATGGATAG